The sequence below is a genomic window from Deltaproteobacteria bacterium HGW-Deltaproteobacteria-6.
TGAATGCCGGGGCTCAGTTCGCCGATTTCATCAAGAAAAAGTGTGCCGCCGTCCGCGTCTTCAAAACGCCCGATGCGGCGGGAGCTTGCGCCGGTATAGGCTCCTTTCTCATGGCCGAATAATTCACTCTCCAGCAAATTTTCCTGCAGAGCGCCGCAGTTCACCACCACAATGGGTCTGTGCACCCGCGGGCTCAATTGATGAATCAGACGCGCCAGGAGTTCCTTTCCCGTACCGCTTTCACCCTGAATCAGCACGGATGCCCTGCTGGGCGCGACCCGGCTGGCCATGTTGATCAACTCTACCATCTGAGCGCTTTTATAAATGATCTTTTCCGCAGTTATGCCTTGTTTTTCCAGCTGCTGTTTCAAGAGTTCATTTTCCCGGATGAGACCGCGGCGTTCCGCCACCCGATCCACCAGGATCAGCAGTTCTTCCAGTTCGATGGGTTTCGTGATGTAGTCAATGGCGCCGACTTTGATGGCTTCCACAGCCGTTTCAATGGTGCCGTAAGCGGTAATGATGGCGACATCGATTTCCTGGTTGATCCTCTTCATTTCCTTGAGCACTTCCATGCCGTCCATACCGGGCATTTTGTAATCCAGGAGAATCAAATCAAAATGCTTATTGGAAACCGTTTTGATCGCGGTTTCACCATTTTCCGCTTCCAGGACCCTGTGACCTTCGGAAATCAGAAAATCGCGCAGCATCTCCCGCTGCGAACGGCCGTCTTCCACTATCAGAATATCTAATTTCTGCATTCGTAACATCCTTGCTGTCAGGCTTTTTCGCTTATTTTTTCGCTCGGCAAAATGATTTCAAAAGTTGTCCCTTCGCCATGACGGCTGATGACGCGGATATCTCCGCCGTGGCCGCGGATAATCTCCGTTGCCAGCGGGATGCCCAGTCCCAGGCCTTTTTCCTTGGTGGTGTATTCCGGGCTGAAAATTTTTTCAATTTCTTCCGCTGTCATGCCGCAGCCGGTATCAGAGATGCTCACCAAAATATAATTCTTGCTTTCTTTATCTACCGTGATGGTGATGGTGCCTTGATCCGTGATGGACTCCATGGCATTCTTGATAAAGTTCAGAAATGCCTGCTGAAGTTTGTTAATATCCATGGGAATAACGGCAGGGGAGAGCCGCCATCTTGTCTCCAGCGTGATGCCCCGAGCCCTGGCCTCTTCCGAAATCAAACTGACAATTTTTTGAAGAACTTCCGTTACGGAAAAATCACTCAACTCCAACCTTCTGCTTTTGGAAAAGGAAAGAAACTCTTCGATAATCCCGTTGAGCCGCCGGATTTCATCGCGGATCACGCCGGAAAGATTTTGAAATTCACGGGCCTTCAGGTCGTCCGCGGGAATGTAATCTCTTTTTAGCCGCTGGGTCGCCATACTGATGGCATTCAGCGGATTGCGGATTTCGTGGGCCACGCCCGCGGCCAGCTGGCCCAGAGAAGAAAGGCGTTCGGCTTTTTCCAGACGGCGTTCCATGTCAATAATGCCGGCCAGGTGACGGTTCTGATCGTGATAGAGCAGCCACATGGATAAGAGGGCAATGACTACCACAAGCAGCATGAAAACAAAAATGTTCTGCCGGTTTTCAGCGATAATTTTGTCCATGGAACCCCGTTCCAGGCCGATGCGGACGAGGCCTACCACTTTTTTATCCAACGTAAAGGGAGCGGCCATATCCAGTATCTTACTGTCCTGCGCGTCGACTTTTCTGCTGATAATTTTTATTTTTCCCTGCAGAATTTCTTTGTAATTAAAATCTTTACTGCTCAATCCGGGAGCGGGTTTGCCCGCAGTGCTTAAAAGCTTCTGCTGGCTGTTAAAGATTTGCATGTAGGTGATGCCGTGTCCTTCGCCCATTTTACTGATGGCTCTATCCACGGCAACTTTGATGCTCCAGTATTTTAGTCCTTCTTTATCCAGGTTGATGACAACGGCTCCGCTTCCGTCCTTGCGCCGCAAGCCGACGTAACCGATTCCCTGCTTGATGCGAATTTTCTCCAGCAACTCAATGGTGGTTGCTTTGCGTCCGCCGTTGGACAGATCGCTTTCGGTCAGCATACTGGTTGTCAGCGGGTTGCTTTGATAAATTGCGTTGCCGTCCCGATTGAGAACGGCCACGTACCAGAAATTGTTATCAGCCGCAAACTTATGAAGAGTGGCGTTGCTGATTAATTTATTTTTCCATTGCTCATCAATTTTCTGTCCCAGCGCAGTGATCGCTTCGATAACCAGTTTTTTAGAATAATCCGCTTCTTCCTGCCTGGCTGTTTTTGCCTGAGTCGGGCTTTTCCCCGGCATGGCGACAATGCTTTTGAGATTATCTTCCGTCAGGCGTTGCAAAACGCTGATGGTGCTCAAGGCCTGATCTTCCATGAATCCGACCAGATTGGTTTCACTGCGGCGGATATCCAGAAAACCCATAATGAGAATCAGGCCGACCAGAACAGCTGAAACAATGCCAACGGCCAGAGGTTGAATAAAGCTTCCGTTGTATTTACGGACTCCACGTCTTACAATGGTTTCTTTTTTTCTGAAAAAGATCATGATATCCTTATTTTACACAACATGATGCGCGCTTTTATATTTTTTGTTTTGCTGGTCATTTTAAGCTTTTCATGAGAAAAGTCAACGATAAACACCAGACAGCCCGACATTTTTGTCGAAAAGTGGACAAATATTGGCAATTTTGTATCTGTTTGTTATTATTTATTTATTTTTTGTTAGCTGAAAGTTCGTCCGACATTTCTTGCCAAACATTTACTTCTGCAAAGCAAGAGGCAAAAAGCATTAATTTAGAAAATTTGTTTAATATCAATTACTTATATTTTAACGGCTATTGTGGCACAATATCTGCTTAGACATAAGACAGAAATAGAAGATATTAAGTGTCGACTAAAAATTACGGGCATGATTAGCCGACAGCAAAATAAACCAAGGAAGGCATCAGCCTTCACTCTTCTCTCCTCGGGAGGCTCCTAACCAGGCCTCCCTTTTTTTTGTCATTTTTTCACTCCTTTATCTTTCGAGTCATTTTTCAGGCGCCGCCAGGCATTGACTCTTTCCTTAATGGTCTTTTCAAAACCGGCATCCGTCGGCTGATAAAGTATCTTTCCTTGAAGTTTTTCCGGCAGGTACTCCTGCGCAACAAAAGCATCCTGATAATCGTGGGCGTATTTGTAATCCTTGCCGTAATCCAGCTCTTTCATCAACCTGGTCGGCGCATTGCGGATATGCAGCGGCACAGGAAGGTAACCGGTCTTGTTGATCAGCTCTTTGGCCCGACCATAGCCGACATACAGAGCATTGCTTTTGGGCGCTGTCGCCAGATAGACGGCCGCCTGCGCCAAGGCCAGTTCGCCTTCCGGCAGGCCGATGAAATGAAAAGCCTGTTGGGCGGCTATTGTCAGTAGAAGAGCATGAGGATCGGCATTGCCGATATCTTCGGAAGCAAAGCGCACCATACGGCGCAGAATATACTGCGGGTCTTCCCCGGCAGTAAGCATGCGCCCCAGCCAGTAAAGTGTTGCGTCCGGGTCTGAGCCGCGCATGCTTTTGTGAAAGGCCGAGATCAGGTTATAATGCTCTTCGCCGTCCTTATCATACAAAAGGGCCTTTTTCAGGAGGGCTTCCTCCGCGGATTTCGCCGTGATCACCCGTTCCTCTGCAGGCAGCGACTGAATCATGGAGGCCACCGCCTCCAGATTGTTGAGCGTACTGCGGG
It includes:
- a CDS encoding two-component system response regulator (DNA-binding response regulator in two-component regulatory system with ZraS; response regulator/sigma54 interaction protein); the protein is MQKLDILIVEDGRSQREMLRDFLISEGHRVLEAENGETAIKTVSNKHFDLILLDYKMPGMDGMEVLKEMKRINQEIDVAIITAYGTIETAVEAIKVGAIDYITKPIELEELLILVDRVAERRGLIRENELLKQQLEKQGITAEKIIYKSAQMVELINMASRVAPSRASVLIQGESGTGKELLARLIHQLSPRVHRPIVVVNCGALQENLLESELFGHEKGAYTGASSRRIGRFEDADGGTLFLDEIGELSPGIQVKLLRFLQEREITRLGSNASISVDVRIISATNRDLEGRVKEGAFREDLFYRLKVVTMSLPPLRERKEDLPALVEHFMEKFARENAKNIRGMTAEARDLLLKYDYPGNVRELVNIMERAVVIARDDYITVNDLPFKNDSFTDVSDKKGSGSLRNSLEDLEKHLIGEAMIKAADNQTKAAEILGMSERMLRYKLKKYDLKN
- a CDS encoding AAA family ATPase codes for the protein MKNLDLFSLGTEGDALETAPLAERMRPQKLADYIGQPHLIGEGTLLRRAIAEDKLFSMIFWGPPGAGKTTLARILANETKANFVSFSAVLSGVKEIRSVIDDARELWEAKKQKTILFVDEIHRFNKAQQDAFLPHVESGLITLIGATTENPSFEVIAPLLSRTRVMLLKQFTEEDLIAILKRALTDQQRGLGRFTISADDEAIRFIVRLSDGDARSTLNNLEAVASMIQSLPAEERVITAKSAEEALLKKALLYDKDGEEHYNLISAFHKSMRGSDPDATLYWLGRMLTAGEDPQYILRRMVRFASEDIGNADPHALLLTIAAQQAFHFIGLPEGELALAQAAVYLATAPKSNALYVGYGRAKELINKTGYLPVPLHIRNAPTRLMKELDYGKDYKYAHDYQDAFVAQEYLPEKLQGKILYQPTDAGFEKTIKERVNAWRRLKNDSKDKGVKK